GTCATTTCTTCCCTGATACTGCTATGGAAACCTTTGCCTATCTCTGCCATGCTGCGCTTCGTGATCAAGCTGACCCCCTTCCGGTGCAAGATAGTGATGCCAGGGCCTCAGTCGCGGGCTCTCCATGGATGGAATTGCGCTGGCTGCCCCTAGCCCTTGCTTTGATCCTGCTGGTTTCAGTTGAGCAAGCCCTGGCCCTCCGTAAAGGGGACAAGGGGCCGGAGGTGCGATCGCTCCAGACCAGCCTCAAGCAGCAGGGATATCTGGTTGGTCCTGTGGATGGTCAGTATGGTTCTGGGACAGAACAAGCTGTGCGTCAGTTCCAGGCCGCAAAGGGGCTGAAAGCAGATGGGATCGCCGGGAAAGCCACCCTGGCGGCCCTGGGCCAAGTTGCTCAGGGGGGGCCTGTACTTGACGATGCTGGGGATGGTCAGACCCTGCGACGTGGTTCCAAGGGGCAGGCTGTGATGGTTCTGCAGGATCGGCTGCGGGAAGCAGGTTACTACAAAGGACCGGTGAATGGGAGTTATGGGCCGCAAACCGAGGCTGCGGTAAGGCAATTGCAGCAGGTGAATGGGTTAACGCCGGACGGTGTGTATGGCCCGAAAACAGCCCAGGCTTTGCAGCAAGGTAAGAGTCAATCGACCTCATCGGGGTCAGCAACAGGCTCCATGACCTCTACGGGGAAGACCATCGTGCTCCGACTGGGCAGCCGGGGGGTAGAAGTTTCGACGTTGCAGGAGCGGTTGAAAACTGCTGGAGCTTATGAGGGTAGCATTACCGGCATCTATGATGCTGCAACAGAAGCGGCTGTGAAGCGTTTTCAGGCAGATAGTAACCTCCCGGTAGATGGTATTGCAGGTATCAAGACGCAACGAGCATTGCAGTTATTCGCCACAGGTAGTGCCAGTTCTAAAGCCGTGGATGAATCTGTGGCAGAGCCAACTGCTCCTGCGATCGAGGACTCAGGCAATCCATCCGTGCTCAAATTACAGCAACGCCTGCAAGAGCGGGGGTTCAATCCCGGCCCTTTGGATGGCAAAATGGGGCCAAAAACCAATGCAGCGATTCAATCTGCCCAACGAGCGTTAGGTCTGCCTGAAGAAGATATTCGGAATGGTAATTTCTGAGGAGTATGTGGAGTGCAGCGCCTATTTTTAAGGTTGAGTCAGGCGTCGATAGTCTCTAGCCTGCTCTGGCGATCGGTTCGGCTGTAATCGGTTCGGCTGTAATCGGTTCTCGGCTGTTCCGCTGGGTGAATTCTACTAACCAGTCTTTCAGCCGCTGCATGGCCCGACAGTCATCCTCGTTGTATTGAATAATGGCTTCCAGGGAAGCTCGATCGCCCTGCTCCAGCCACTCGGTATACCAGCAAATGGCCAGGGCTCCATTGGCATTCGGATCGCGCCAGTCGAACCCTAGCCAGCGGGCGATCGGTTTGAGCGCATAACTTTCCACGGGAAGAATAACAGTTTGGGTAACCCATTCGTGCAAGTCAATGAAGCGAGACACCAGGGGTTCAATCAGGCTAGAGGGGGTATTGTAAAGCTTCCCCAAACGCTCAACTGTTTGGACTTCGTAGGGGCAGAAGTGGAAGATGGGGGCGTTGGGATAGCGCCAGACCAGTTCCAGAAACTGCTGCCAGGCAATGATTTCTGCATCAGGCTGTTCTGCCAGTAGGGAATAGAAGGTTTCGGTTCCCGTTTGCCGATCAACGACCAGAACCCCATGCAGGTAGGCCAGATTGAGTTCGGGCTCTGCCTCAATATCGAAATAGAGTTCTATATCAGCGGTAGGTAACTCCTGGAGTGAGGATAAAAGCCCCGTTTCTCGAAGAATCGCTCGATTTTGGAGCGTAGACTGAGCTTGTAAAACGAGCTTCTGTGCCACTTCTGGATTAAATCCCGGTAAATTAGCCAGCCCGTCGGAACTACGGTAGGCCAGAGATTCAACAGTGGTGAGATTTTGGGCCTGGAGCTGGATGTAGCGGCTGGCAGTCACCCCCGGCAATAGGGAGAGATGTTGTTGCGACTGGGCAATGTCATAACAGTGACTGTACCAGTGGCAGAGGCTGCAGCGATTCCGAGC
This genomic stretch from Leptolyngbya sp. 'hensonii' harbors:
- a CDS encoding peptidoglycan-binding protein — protein: METFAYLCHAALRDQADPLPVQDSDARASVAGSPWMELRWLPLALALILLVSVEQALALRKGDKGPEVRSLQTSLKQQGYLVGPVDGQYGSGTEQAVRQFQAAKGLKADGIAGKATLAALGQVAQGGPVLDDAGDGQTLRRGSKGQAVMVLQDRLREAGYYKGPVNGSYGPQTEAAVRQLQQVNGLTPDGVYGPKTAQALQQGKSQSTSSGSATGSMTSTGKTIVLRLGSRGVEVSTLQERLKTAGAYEGSITGIYDAATEAAVKRFQADSNLPVDGIAGIKTQRALQLFATGSASSKAVDESVAEPTAPAIEDSGNPSVLKLQQRLQERGFNPGPLDGKMGPKTNAAIQSAQRALGLPEEDIRNGNF
- a CDS encoding TM0106 family RecB-like putative nuclease yields the protein MFLTAELLLYFQRCSRRAYLDTFGDLSQRDPPSAYLLKLIQDSATHRRSSLRDRSWQQPTFAENDWQGGMAATLDLMQQGVDCINRGVLLTQISEEVTLLSRPDLLVKHSGQSQFGDWLYVPTEIKLGKRPKLEYQIVAAFNVKVLAAVQEAWPEHSWLLLREKGAYEVDLWKILPDMEKILQDCIQTLNQPEAPEVFIARNRCSLCHWYSHCYDIAQSQQHLSLLPGVTASRYIQLQAQNLTTVESLAYRSSDGLANLPGFNPEVAQKLVLQAQSTLQNRAILRETGLLSSLQELPTADIELYFDIEAEPELNLAYLHGVLVVDRQTGTETFYSLLAEQPDAEIIAWQQFLELVWRYPNAPIFHFCPYEVQTVERLGKLYNTPSSLIEPLVSRFIDLHEWVTQTVILPVESYALKPIARWLGFDWRDPNANGALAICWYTEWLEQGDRASLEAIIQYNEDDCRAMQRLKDWLVEFTQRNSREPITAEPITAEPIARAG